In the genome of Hymenobacter cellulosivorans, one region contains:
- the uraH gene encoding hydroxyisourate hydrolase, translating to MSQITTHILDTTLGRPAQGVTIALSGLLETDTWQELARGRTNPDGRIPDLLPKDQQLPLGTYKMKFFTQEYFEQQGTTIFYPFVEIVFNVLAAEHYHIPLLLNPFGYSTYRGS from the coding sequence ATGAGCCAGATTACCACCCACATCCTGGACACTACCCTGGGCCGCCCGGCGCAGGGCGTTACCATCGCCCTATCGGGCCTGCTGGAAACTGATACCTGGCAGGAGCTGGCCCGGGGCCGCACCAACCCCGATGGCCGCATCCCCGATTTGTTGCCCAAAGACCAGCAGTTGCCGCTAGGCACTTACAAAATGAAGTTTTTCACCCAGGAATACTTCGAGCAGCAGGGCACCACCATCTTCTACCCCTTCGTCGAAATCGTCTTCAACGTGCTGGCCGCCGAGCACTACCACATTCCACTGTTGCTCAATCCTTTTGGTTACAGCACCTACCGCGGCAGCTGA
- the allB gene encoding allantoinase AllB: MPEVAIKSQRVVVPAGEQPAVVLIDNGRIAEILPIDAPVSCPVVDVGNHAVLPGVIDPHVHINEPGRTEWEGFNTATRAALAGGLTTLVDMPLNSAPVTTSVANFELKLAATQGQLHTNVGFWGGIVPGNAAEVTGLIERGVLGFKAFLTHSGIDDFPNATEDDLRQVMPVLARHGLPLLVHCELTTDDAEWKQHDPRSYQNYLASRPKHWEDDAVALMIRLCAEFRCPVHIVHLSSANSIGPLAAAKAQGLPLTVETGQHYLFFNAEDIADGQTQFKCAPPIREKANNDLLWQALQQGIIDFVATDHSPAPPDLKQIATGDFTTAWGGIASLQVALPVLWTAAQQRGASLRDLATWLSTNPAKLIGQSQRKGQIAKGYDADLLILDPEQTFEVTAELIQHKHKVSPYVGRQLRGVVEQTWLAGQPVYQRPNFLALNQGQLLTGR, translated from the coding sequence ATGCCAGAGGTAGCCATAAAAAGCCAGCGCGTGGTAGTGCCCGCCGGCGAGCAGCCCGCCGTGGTGCTCATCGACAACGGCCGGATTGCCGAGATTCTGCCCATTGACGCCCCGGTGAGCTGCCCCGTGGTAGATGTAGGCAACCACGCCGTGCTGCCCGGCGTCATCGACCCGCACGTGCACATCAACGAGCCAGGCCGCACCGAGTGGGAAGGCTTCAACACGGCCACCCGCGCCGCACTGGCCGGTGGCCTGACCACGCTCGTGGACATGCCCCTGAACTCGGCCCCGGTCACGACGTCGGTAGCCAACTTTGAGCTTAAGCTGGCCGCTACCCAGGGCCAGCTGCACACCAACGTAGGCTTCTGGGGCGGTATCGTGCCTGGCAACGCGGCAGAAGTTACAGGCCTCATTGAGCGGGGCGTGCTGGGCTTCAAAGCCTTTCTGACCCATTCCGGCATCGATGATTTCCCCAACGCTACCGAGGATGACTTGCGGCAGGTAATGCCCGTTCTGGCCCGGCACGGCCTGCCTTTGCTGGTGCACTGCGAGCTGACCACCGACGACGCGGAGTGGAAGCAGCACGACCCTCGCTCCTACCAGAACTACCTGGCTTCGCGGCCCAAACACTGGGAAGACGACGCGGTAGCCCTGATGATTCGGCTCTGCGCGGAGTTTCGCTGCCCCGTGCATATCGTGCATCTGTCGTCGGCTAACTCTATCGGGCCCCTTGCCGCGGCCAAGGCCCAGGGGTTGCCGCTGACGGTGGAAACCGGGCAGCACTACCTCTTTTTCAACGCCGAGGACATTGCTGACGGGCAGACCCAGTTTAAGTGCGCCCCGCCGATTCGGGAAAAAGCCAACAACGACCTTCTCTGGCAGGCTTTGCAGCAGGGCATCATCGACTTTGTCGCCACCGACCACTCCCCTGCCCCACCCGACCTCAAGCAAATTGCAACTGGTGACTTCACCACGGCCTGGGGCGGCATTGCCTCCTTGCAAGTAGCCTTGCCGGTGCTCTGGACGGCGGCCCAGCAGCGCGGCGCCTCACTCCGGGACCTAGCCACCTGGCTCAGCACCAATCCGGCTAAGCTTATTGGGCAAAGCCAGCGGAAAGGACAAATTGCCAAAGGCTACGACGCGGATTTGCTGATTCTGGACCCCGAGCAGACGTTTGAAGTCACCGCCGAGCTGATTCAGCACAAGCACAAAGTGTCGCCTTACGTGGGACGGCAGCTGCGGGGCGTGGTGGAGCAGACGTGGCTGGCTGGGCAGCCGGTGTACCAGCGGCCAAACTTCCTGGCTTTAAACCAAGGCCAGTTGCTGACGGGCCGGTAA
- a CDS encoding urate hydroxylase PuuD: MTQVLLVSAFLLGLVLLLGATYALQRFAKVDKRGGKLGENGLTMQGFSYLLILLTVIYVLAVFYILIKGSPWEGHLMEWLNIVVRLMHITFGIAWIGASFYFVFLENALNRTDNVREELAGNLWAVHGGGFYYLEKYKLAPKEIPRDLHWFKYEAYFTWLSGFSLLFVVYYFNAGSMLIDPQVLDVAPLTGVAIGVGSFIVAWLMYDVLCKSPLVKQGMWFALLGFLVIVGFAFFYCQVFSARAAYIHFGAMLGTLMVGNVFFTIIPAQKAMVKAATLGQPLDPTLGKNALTRSLHNNYFTLPVLFVMVSNHFPSTFGHSQPWLILAAISLGVAGVKHWLNLREKKQATVWILPASVVFLLAVAFVSAPPREAAGGGAAACTPNVSMAQVNAIVQNRCVRCHSSNPTDEVFKSAPNGVKYDTPEDIIRLQDKIMQRVVVTKTMPQNNKTNMTQEERDLIRCWIEQGAQNK; this comes from the coding sequence ATGACTCAAGTTTTACTGGTTTCTGCCTTCCTGCTGGGCCTCGTGCTGCTGCTGGGAGCAACGTACGCACTGCAACGCTTCGCCAAAGTCGACAAAAGGGGCGGTAAGCTAGGGGAAAATGGCCTGACTATGCAAGGCTTCTCCTATCTTCTTATTCTACTGACGGTTATTTATGTGCTGGCCGTGTTTTACATTCTCATCAAAGGCTCCCCTTGGGAAGGCCATTTGATGGAATGGCTCAACATTGTGGTGCGCCTAATGCATATCACCTTCGGCATTGCCTGGATTGGGGCCTCGTTCTACTTCGTGTTCCTGGAAAATGCCCTCAACCGCACTGACAACGTGCGCGAGGAGCTGGCCGGCAACCTATGGGCCGTGCACGGCGGAGGCTTCTACTACCTCGAAAAATACAAGCTGGCCCCCAAGGAAATACCCCGCGACCTGCACTGGTTTAAGTACGAGGCCTATTTTACCTGGCTTTCGGGCTTCAGCCTGCTGTTTGTGGTGTACTACTTCAACGCCGGCTCCATGCTCATCGACCCCCAGGTACTTGATGTGGCTCCGCTCACGGGCGTGGCCATTGGCGTGGGTTCCTTTATTGTGGCCTGGCTGATGTACGACGTGCTCTGCAAGTCGCCGCTGGTGAAGCAGGGAATGTGGTTTGCCCTGCTCGGCTTTCTGGTAATTGTTGGGTTTGCCTTTTTCTACTGCCAGGTGTTCAGCGCCCGGGCGGCCTACATTCACTTCGGGGCTATGCTGGGCACACTCATGGTCGGCAACGTGTTCTTTACCATCATTCCGGCCCAAAAGGCTATGGTGAAGGCCGCCACGCTGGGTCAGCCCCTGGACCCCACGCTGGGTAAAAACGCCCTGACCCGCTCGTTGCACAACAACTACTTCACTTTGCCGGTGCTGTTTGTGATGGTCAGCAACCACTTCCCCAGCACCTTCGGCCACAGTCAGCCCTGGCTGATTCTGGCTGCCATTTCCCTGGGCGTGGCGGGTGTCAAGCATTGGCTGAACCTGCGCGAAAAGAAGCAGGCCACCGTCTGGATTCTGCCCGCCTCGGTGGTGTTTCTGTTGGCGGTGGCCTTTGTGTCGGCCCCGCCGAGAGAAGCGGCAGGCGGCGGTGCTGCCGCCTGCACGCCCAACGTGAGCATGGCCCAGGTCAATGCCATTGTGCAAAACCGCTGTGTGCGCTGCCACTCCTCCAACCCCACCGACGAAGTATTCAAATCGGCCCCCAATGGGGTAAAATATGACACGCCTGAAGACATTATCCGTCTGCAAGACAAGATCATGCAGCGCGTGGTGGTGACCAAAACGATGCCCCAGAACAACAAAACCAATATGACCCAGGAAGAGCGGGACCTGATTCGGTGCTGGATTGAGCAGGGCGCGCAGAATAAGTAG
- the allE gene encoding (S)-ureidoglycine aminohydrolase yields MEISALTRSVVKHNHAIIAPDGYINSNVPGWTGCTVNVIINEQMGARLAQTLITLREGGELKGQTQAAQIFFYVVEGQLQATVDGQEKTLTKGVYVYVPVEKTYLFQHPSEGTQVLTFHKVYEPLPGYETPGVLFGARDLAKAPIYMNDEALRIQELLPNELGFDMAVNIFTYDMGGHLPMVETHIMEHGLLYLEGQAIYVLDQQWYPVKKGDSIWMAPYCQQWATTMGKEPSVYIYYKNVNRFPTVL; encoded by the coding sequence ATGGAAATTTCCGCCCTGACCCGCTCCGTGGTCAAGCACAACCACGCCATTATTGCCCCCGACGGCTACATCAACAGCAACGTACCCGGCTGGACTGGCTGCACGGTCAACGTCATCATCAATGAGCAGATGGGTGCCCGCCTGGCCCAGACGCTGATTACCCTGCGCGAAGGCGGGGAGCTGAAAGGCCAAACCCAGGCCGCCCAGATTTTCTTCTATGTAGTGGAAGGCCAGCTGCAAGCCACCGTCGACGGCCAGGAAAAGACGCTCACGAAGGGCGTGTACGTGTACGTGCCGGTGGAGAAGACCTACCTGTTTCAGCATCCTTCGGAAGGCACCCAGGTGCTGACGTTCCACAAAGTGTACGAGCCGCTGCCGGGCTACGAAACACCCGGCGTGCTGTTTGGGGCCCGCGACCTTGCCAAAGCGCCCATCTACATGAACGACGAGGCCCTGCGGATTCAGGAGCTGCTGCCCAACGAGCTGGGCTTCGACATGGCCGTCAACATCTTCACCTACGACATGGGCGGCCACCTGCCCATGGTCGAAACCCACATCATGGAGCACGGGCTGCTGTATCTGGAAGGCCAGGCCATCTATGTGCTCGACCAGCAGTGGTACCCGGTCAAGAAAGGCGACTCTATCTGGATGGCGCCCTACTGCCAGCAGTGGGCCACCACCATGGGCAAGGAACCTTCAGTATACATCTACTACAAGAACGTGAACCGCTTCCCGACGGTGCTGTAG
- a CDS encoding SulP family inorganic anion transporter, translating to MSSVSASPKTWDFSYFKSDLQGGLVSFLVAVPLCLGIALASGAPLFSGIIAGIVGGLVVGALSRSAVSISGPEAGLILVVVSSLEALGSFRALQLALCVAGGLQLLMGVLRAGIISNFFPSSVIKGMLAAIGIILILKQLPHILGYDADAVESLALFSWNGGNLEGLLEHAVREFNATALVIALVSLCILIAWEQPLFKNNKVLSAVPAALVVIIVGITLNTLAGLLNPAYMLGGTHLVQLPVPKNAAEFVDLFTLPDFSQITNLKIYSAAFSIALVASLEALLAVEATDELDPLKRKTPTNHELKAQGVGNFISGLIGGLPLTSVIVRSSVSINAGGRTKIAALVHGSLLVISVVLFPGLLNLIPWAALAAILLVTGYKLGRISIFKQHFQAGLTEFLPFIVTIVAILLTDLLIGIGIGAAVGLFFVLRETYKNAHFFQSYTVQGEEHLRISLGEHVSFLNKASIMTVLKDIPVNTTVEIDGTNSAYIDRDVLSAIENFRETARQRNIQLIFLRKGEDYAQNIAAQPHVSSKEADFEAYYKLFDNNRNWVAEKLRRNPHYFEAAAQQTPKFLFIGCSDNHVSVSEMTGTAPGEVFVHRNVANLVVSTDLNLASVLDYAVNELQIQHIIVCGHYGCRGVKTAMQNEDAGAVHSWLSAVREVMHKHNHELGELETEDERYRRLVELNVIEQVYNLQQSSTVQNAAAPLHLHGWVYDIHGGVIRDLEVDVRRDFAEYDTIFRYQVAPEGLRRLSGSLTQAPSIYSVSTGTGPIIAIPPFDGDAALGVP from the coding sequence ATGTCAAGTGTATCTGCTAGTCCCAAAACCTGGGATTTTTCCTACTTCAAGAGCGACCTGCAAGGTGGCTTGGTCTCGTTTCTGGTAGCTGTGCCCTTGTGCCTGGGTATTGCCCTGGCCTCGGGCGCCCCGCTGTTTTCGGGCATCATTGCCGGTATTGTCGGGGGCTTGGTAGTGGGTGCCCTGAGCCGCTCGGCCGTTAGTATTTCCGGCCCCGAAGCCGGCCTGATTCTGGTCGTGGTGAGCAGTTTGGAAGCACTGGGTTCGTTTCGGGCTCTGCAGCTAGCCTTGTGCGTAGCGGGCGGCTTGCAGCTACTGATGGGCGTGCTGCGGGCCGGCATCATCAGCAACTTTTTTCCGTCGTCGGTTATCAAGGGCATGCTGGCTGCCATCGGCATCATCCTGATTCTGAAGCAGCTACCCCACATCCTGGGCTACGATGCCGACGCGGTAGAATCCCTGGCCTTGTTTTCCTGGAACGGCGGCAACCTGGAAGGTCTGCTGGAGCACGCCGTGCGCGAGTTCAACGCCACGGCTCTGGTTATCGCCCTGGTGAGTTTGTGCATTCTCATTGCCTGGGAACAGCCGCTCTTTAAGAATAACAAGGTGCTGTCGGCGGTGCCAGCGGCGCTGGTGGTCATCATTGTCGGTATTACGCTCAATACCCTGGCTGGTCTACTCAACCCGGCCTATATGCTGGGCGGCACCCACTTGGTGCAGTTGCCGGTGCCCAAGAATGCGGCGGAGTTTGTCGACCTGTTTACCCTGCCCGACTTCTCGCAGATTACTAATCTCAAAATCTACTCCGCCGCCTTTTCCATTGCCCTGGTAGCCAGCCTGGAGGCCTTGCTGGCCGTGGAAGCTACCGACGAGCTGGACCCACTCAAGCGCAAAACGCCCACCAACCACGAACTCAAGGCCCAGGGCGTCGGCAATTTCATCAGTGGTCTGATTGGTGGCCTGCCGCTTACGTCGGTGATTGTGCGCAGCTCGGTGAGCATCAACGCCGGGGGCCGCACTAAAATAGCCGCTCTGGTGCACGGCAGCCTGCTGGTAATAAGCGTGGTGCTGTTTCCGGGCCTGCTGAACCTAATTCCCTGGGCCGCGCTGGCCGCTATTCTGCTCGTGACGGGCTACAAGCTGGGCCGCATCAGCATCTTCAAACAGCATTTCCAGGCCGGCCTCACCGAGTTTCTGCCCTTCATCGTGACCATCGTAGCCATTCTGCTAACCGATTTGCTTATCGGTATCGGCATTGGCGCAGCGGTGGGTCTGTTCTTCGTGCTGCGTGAAACCTACAAGAATGCCCATTTCTTCCAGAGCTACACCGTGCAGGGCGAAGAACACCTGCGCATCAGCCTGGGCGAGCATGTCTCGTTCCTGAACAAGGCCAGCATCATGACCGTGCTCAAGGATATTCCGGTGAACACCACCGTAGAAATTGACGGCACCAACTCGGCTTACATCGACCGGGACGTGCTCAGCGCCATTGAGAACTTCCGCGAAACGGCCCGGCAGCGCAATATTCAGCTCATTTTCCTGCGCAAAGGCGAGGATTACGCCCAAAACATAGCCGCCCAGCCCCACGTGAGCAGTAAGGAAGCCGACTTCGAGGCTTACTACAAGCTCTTCGACAACAACCGCAACTGGGTAGCCGAAAAGCTGCGCCGCAACCCCCACTACTTCGAGGCCGCGGCCCAGCAGACGCCCAAATTCCTGTTCATCGGCTGCTCCGACAACCACGTATCGGTGAGCGAGATGACCGGCACCGCGCCCGGGGAGGTTTTCGTGCACCGCAACGTGGCCAACCTGGTGGTCAGCACCGATTTGAACCTGGCCTCGGTGCTCGACTACGCCGTCAACGAGCTGCAGATTCAGCACATCATCGTGTGCGGGCACTACGGCTGCCGGGGCGTGAAAACGGCCATGCAGAACGAGGACGCAGGCGCGGTGCACAGCTGGCTGAGCGCCGTGCGCGAGGTAATGCACAAGCACAACCACGAGCTGGGCGAGCTGGAAACCGAGGATGAGCGTTACCGCCGCCTGGTTGAGCTCAACGTCATCGAACAGGTGTATAACCTACAGCAAAGCTCGACCGTACAGAATGCCGCGGCGCCACTGCACTTGCACGGCTGGGTGTACGACATCCACGGCGGCGTTATCCGCGACCTGGAAGTGGACGTGCGCCGCGACTTTGCCGAATACGACACCATTTTCCGCTACCAGGTAGCTCCCGAAGGACTGCGCCGGTTGTCTGGCAGCCTGACCCAGGCCCCTTCCATCTACTCGGTCAGCACCGGCACGGGTCCCATCATTGCCATTCCGCCTTTCGACGGCGATGCTGCCCTGGGCGTGCCATAG
- the uraD gene encoding 2-oxo-4-hydroxy-4-carboxy-5-ureidoimidazoline decarboxylase, which yields MTLSELNSLPAPARAEALAKCCGATAWVQQLNVAFPIVDSDTLFQQAQDIWHRLCEADWREAFTHHPKIGDVNSLKEKFASTSQWAEGEQGAVKQASQETLEALAAGNNAYEQKFGYIFIVCATGKSAEEMLALLQARLPNSPEQEIRVAMAEQDKITRLRLKKLLAA from the coding sequence ATGACTCTTTCCGAACTCAATTCCCTCCCCGCCCCAGCCCGCGCTGAGGCCCTGGCCAAGTGCTGCGGGGCCACGGCCTGGGTGCAGCAACTAAACGTCGCCTTTCCCATAGTCGACTCCGACACGCTGTTTCAGCAGGCCCAGGATATCTGGCACCGCCTCTGCGAAGCCGACTGGCGCGAGGCTTTTACCCACCACCCCAAAATCGGGGATGTCAACTCGCTCAAGGAGAAATTTGCCAGCACCAGCCAGTGGGCCGAGGGCGAGCAGGGTGCTGTCAAGCAGGCTTCCCAGGAAACGCTGGAAGCTTTGGCGGCCGGCAACAACGCGTACGAGCAGAAGTTCGGTTACATCTTTATTGTGTGCGCCACGGGGAAGTCGGCTGAGGAAATGCTGGCTTTGCTGCAGGCTCGGCTGCCCAATTCGCCCGAGCAGGAAATCCGCGTGGCCATGGCCGAGCAGGACAAAATCACCCGCCTCCGCCTCAAAAAACTCTTAGCCGCATGA
- a CDS encoding DUF6986 family protein yields the protein MKLSLQDTDKTQLLDQLGVANRHFQQTYPGDKPDRQPVHTVYGGANLFKSDTCVRMGDIALNNLRTYAPNFAELARVLQLKGYEHLPTLEKDIQALTQRLDAMSEQERKQEHAWLSYSVYNKIIKKLQREAVEDFRVDFEDGFGNRPDAEEDETAVRAAQEVAKGMQNGTLSPFIGIRIKPFTEDLKTRGVRTLDIFLTTLLEATGGQLPDNFVVMLPKVTIPEQMTTMVRLFELLEKANNLAPGTLKMETMVEATQIIMDEEGRNPLMRIIRASEGRCIAAHFGTYDYTASAGITAKYQTMAHPVCDFAHHMTKVALGGTGIFLSDGATNVMPIGPHRGDNLSFEQLKENRDSVHNAWRQGFHHTTHSLINGLYQGWDLNPAQLPMRYAATYNFFLSSYDDAVHRLKTFVERAAISTLTGDIFDDAATGQGLLNFFLKAMNCGAITEEEVLATGLTLEEIHTRSFFRILEGRRQKE from the coding sequence ATGAAACTCAGCTTACAAGACACCGACAAAACCCAGCTGCTCGACCAGCTGGGCGTGGCCAACCGTCACTTTCAGCAAACTTACCCCGGCGACAAACCCGACCGGCAGCCGGTGCACACTGTGTACGGTGGGGCCAACCTGTTTAAATCGGACACCTGCGTGCGCATGGGCGACATTGCCCTGAACAACCTGCGTACCTACGCACCCAACTTCGCCGAGCTGGCCCGCGTGCTCCAGCTCAAGGGCTATGAGCACCTGCCTACGCTTGAGAAAGACATTCAGGCTTTGACCCAGCGCCTTGATGCCATGAGCGAGCAGGAGCGCAAGCAGGAGCACGCCTGGCTTTCGTACTCGGTGTATAACAAGATTATCAAGAAGCTGCAGCGCGAAGCCGTGGAAGACTTCCGGGTCGACTTCGAGGACGGCTTCGGCAACCGCCCCGACGCGGAAGAAGACGAAACCGCCGTGCGCGCCGCCCAGGAGGTGGCTAAGGGCATGCAAAACGGCACATTGTCGCCCTTCATCGGCATCCGCATTAAGCCCTTTACCGAGGATTTGAAGACCCGCGGCGTCCGTACGCTCGACATCTTCCTGACCACCCTGCTCGAAGCCACCGGCGGCCAGTTGCCCGACAACTTTGTGGTAATGCTGCCCAAGGTGACCATTCCGGAGCAGATGACCACGATGGTGCGCCTGTTTGAGCTGCTGGAAAAGGCCAACAACCTCGCGCCCGGCACCCTGAAGATGGAAACCATGGTGGAGGCCACCCAAATCATCATGGACGAGGAAGGCCGCAACCCCTTGATGCGCATCATCCGGGCCAGTGAGGGCCGCTGCATAGCGGCCCACTTCGGCACTTACGACTACACTGCCTCGGCCGGCATTACGGCCAAGTACCAGACCATGGCCCACCCCGTCTGCGACTTTGCCCACCACATGACCAAGGTGGCTTTGGGCGGCACCGGCATCTTCCTCTCCGACGGGGCTACCAACGTGATGCCCATCGGTCCCCACCGCGGCGACAACCTGAGCTTCGAGCAGCTCAAGGAAAACCGCGACTCGGTGCACAACGCCTGGCGCCAGGGCTTCCACCATACCACCCACTCCCTCATCAATGGCCTCTACCAGGGCTGGGACCTGAACCCGGCCCAACTGCCGATGCGCTACGCGGCTACCTATAACTTCTTCCTGAGCTCCTACGACGACGCGGTGCACCGCCTGAAAACCTTCGTAGAGCGGGCCGCCATTTCCACCCTCACCGGCGACATCTTCGACGATGCTGCCACCGGCCAGGGCCTGCTCAACTTCTTCCTCAAAGCAATGAACTGCGGCGCCATCACGGAAGAAGAAGTGCTGGCTACGGGCCTGACGCTGGAAGAAATCCATACCCGCTCCTTCTTCCGCATCCTGGAGGGCCGGCGGCAAAAAGAGTAA
- a CDS encoding allantoate amidohydrolase, whose translation MDDNYTSRAEKILRRIEALAAISEDPQGVTRTFGTPAFLQGSALVKSWMDAAGLATRVDSIGNVRGRLVSRNAGAKTFVMASHIDTVVNAGKYDGPLGVLMGLDLLEQLVQTQTELPFHVELIAFSDEEGVRYHTTYLGSKVVAGSFDPQLLTTTDAHGISLAQAIETMGGTTQLLPAEAIPADQWLGYFETHIEQGPVLWENKIPVALVTAIAGQQRVELTWQGMAGHAGTVPMHMRQDALAGAAEFVLAAEQFGVVNKHELVATVGKLDVRYAASNVIPGEVVCSLDLRSADAARLASAYAELEQKAQAIAQKRSLTLNWNLIQHTAPVSCAPEMNTLLSQAIADSGYETVQLVSGAGHDAVPISAVSPATMLFIRCFKGISHNPLENVELADVAAAVQVSERFLQLLFSHYQTTLSE comes from the coding sequence GTGGACGACAACTACACTTCCCGGGCCGAGAAAATCCTGCGCCGCATTGAGGCCTTGGCCGCCATCAGCGAAGACCCGCAGGGCGTGACGCGCACCTTTGGCACGCCGGCCTTTTTGCAGGGCAGCGCCTTGGTCAAGTCCTGGATGGACGCGGCCGGACTAGCCACTCGCGTCGACAGTATCGGCAACGTGCGGGGGCGACTGGTGAGCCGCAATGCCGGGGCCAAAACCTTCGTCATGGCCTCCCATATCGATACCGTGGTCAATGCCGGCAAGTACGACGGGCCGCTGGGCGTGCTCATGGGTCTGGATTTGCTGGAGCAACTGGTGCAGACCCAGACCGAGCTGCCGTTTCACGTCGAGCTGATTGCCTTCAGCGACGAGGAAGGCGTGCGGTACCACACAACCTATCTGGGCAGCAAAGTCGTGGCCGGCTCTTTTGACCCGCAGCTGTTGACCACAACCGACGCCCACGGCATTTCCCTGGCCCAGGCCATCGAAACGATGGGCGGCACGACCCAGCTGCTGCCGGCCGAAGCCATTCCGGCCGACCAATGGCTGGGCTACTTCGAAACCCACATTGAGCAGGGCCCGGTGCTCTGGGAAAACAAGATTCCGGTGGCCCTGGTGACGGCCATTGCCGGGCAGCAGCGCGTGGAGCTGACCTGGCAGGGCATGGCCGGGCACGCCGGCACCGTGCCCATGCACATGCGCCAAGACGCCCTGGCCGGAGCCGCCGAATTCGTGCTGGCCGCCGAGCAGTTTGGCGTAGTGAATAAGCACGAGCTGGTAGCCACCGTGGGCAAGCTCGACGTACGCTACGCGGCCAGCAACGTCATTCCCGGCGAGGTGGTCTGCAGCCTGGATTTGCGCAGTGCCGACGCGGCCCGCCTGGCCTCGGCCTATGCCGAGCTGGAGCAGAAAGCCCAAGCCATTGCCCAAAAACGCAGCCTGACGCTTAATTGGAACCTGATTCAGCACACGGCCCCGGTGAGCTGCGCGCCGGAAATGAATACCTTGCTCAGCCAGGCCATTGCCGATTCGGGCTACGAAACCGTGCAACTCGTCAGCGGCGCCGGGCACGACGCGGTACCGATTTCGGCCGTGTCGCCGGCTACCATGCTCTTTATCCGCTGCTTTAAGGGCATCAGCCACAACCCGCTGGAAAACGTGGAATTAGCTGACGTGGCCGCGGCCGTGCAGGTGTCCGAGCGGTTTTTGCAGCTGCTTTTCTCCCATTACCAAACCACCCTCTCCGAATAG
- a CDS encoding DUF434 domain-containing protein translates to MRPADTRHRGPHPNDTRLFAPEWVPVLRKAVDELSWLLTRGYPPAATLKLVGDRYALTERQRWAVGRAACTEEQYAGRAATHLSAADLGGRPVSIDGFNLLITLETALSGGVVLRGRDSALRDLSSIHGTYRAVQETDRAIRLAAAALLRLSPGPVRWLLDQPVSNSGRLAARLRELGPELGLPWTAEVVMNPDRNLVETTDIVVTSDSAVLDRAGVWLNLAALALEADPPRWLLDLG, encoded by the coding sequence ATGCGCCCAGCCGATACCCGCCACCGTGGCCCCCACCCCAACGATACCCGGCTCTTTGCGCCCGAATGGGTACCAGTGCTGCGAAAGGCCGTCGACGAATTATCCTGGCTGCTGACCCGCGGCTACCCACCAGCCGCCACCCTGAAGCTGGTCGGCGACCGGTATGCGCTGACTGAGCGCCAACGCTGGGCCGTGGGCCGCGCCGCCTGTACCGAAGAGCAGTACGCCGGGCGCGCGGCCACGCACCTATCAGCCGCTGACCTAGGCGGCCGGCCCGTGTCCATCGACGGTTTCAACCTGCTTATCACCCTCGAAACGGCCCTGAGCGGCGGCGTGGTACTGCGGGGCCGCGATAGTGCCTTGCGCGACTTATCCAGCATTCACGGCACGTATCGGGCGGTGCAGGAAACCGACCGGGCCATTCGGCTGGCCGCCGCAGCCCTGCTGCGTCTTTCGCCCGGCCCGGTGCGGTGGCTGCTCGACCAGCCCGTGTCCAACAGTGGCCGGCTGGCGGCGCGCCTGCGCGAGCTGGGACCGGAGCTGGGTCTCCCCTGGACGGCCGAAGTAGTGATGAACCCCGACCGAAACCTGGTCGAAACCACGGATATCGTGGTAACCTCCGACTCAGCCGTACTCGACCGTGCCGGGGTCTGGCTCAACCTAGCCGCTTTGGCGCTGGAAGCCGACCCGCCGCGCTGGCTGCTGGATTTGGGGTAA